A window of Cohnella herbarum contains these coding sequences:
- a CDS encoding nucleotidyltransferase family protein — protein MGPDNTISKLVNSLKQINGVRAIVLGGSRARGSHTDNSDIDIGIYYDSVNGLDIPGLQKVAADMDDAGRPDLVTEIGGWGPWINGGGWLDVNHYPVDFLYRDLNKVSTVMRQCLSGEITVDYQPGHPHGFINSIYFSEIALCQALWDPSGIIGEMKTRTIPYPAELKKAMIQKFLWEATFALDTGRKGMHKTDLAYIAGCCFRSISCLNQVLFAVNECYWMNEKGAVAIADSFRLVPSLYSKRVNNIISLVADNREHLEKSFTELSDLIEETKTFV, from the coding sequence ATGGGACCTGACAATACGATTTCCAAGCTGGTTAACAGTCTAAAGCAAATAAACGGCGTGAGAGCTATCGTTCTCGGCGGTTCAAGAGCCAGGGGGAGTCATACTGACAATTCGGATATCGATATTGGCATCTATTACGATTCCGTTAATGGATTAGATATTCCCGGGCTTCAAAAGGTCGCTGCCGATATGGATGATGCGGGTAGACCTGACTTAGTTACGGAAATCGGTGGCTGGGGGCCATGGATTAACGGTGGCGGCTGGCTGGATGTTAATCATTATCCCGTCGATTTTCTATATCGTGATCTAAATAAAGTATCTACCGTGATGCGGCAATGTCTCTCGGGTGAAATTACCGTCGACTACCAGCCCGGGCATCCGCACGGATTTATCAACTCCATTTATTTTTCGGAGATCGCCTTATGCCAAGCGTTATGGGATCCTTCCGGTATTATTGGAGAAATGAAGACAAGAACGATTCCGTATCCGGCCGAATTGAAAAAGGCAATGATTCAGAAGTTCCTTTGGGAAGCGACTTTTGCGCTGGATACAGGGAGAAAGGGCATGCATAAAACGGATTTAGCGTACATCGCCGGATGTTGTTTTCGGTCGATATCCTGTTTGAATCAGGTTTTGTTCGCCGTTAACGAATGCTACTGGATGAACGAAAAAGGGGCTGTTGCAATTGCGGATTCATTTCGATTGGTTCCAAGCCTGTACTCCAAGAGAGTTAATAATATAATCAGTTTAGTCGCAGACAATCGGGAGCATTTGGAAAAGTCTTTCACCGAACTGAGTGACCTGATTGAAGAAACCAAAACCTTTGTGTAG
- the erm gene encoding 23S ribosomal RNA methyltransferase Erm: MRGQNKKHRSIRKSKSGPNFTGQHLLHNPKTIKQLIDTAHLQQTDTVLEIGAGKGVLTFPIADKAGRVVAVEIDEKFVEALRMKAKCRPHIKIIQGDIREIRLPTAPYCVVANIPFSITTVILDRLLGAEGRAFQRGALILEKGAARRFTEASTVDPRLLAWRMNFLFEMRTTVPRAHFAPPPRVDAAIVRIVRRDRPLVPAREGKRFAAFAAYVLSQPRMSVADALKGVFTPAQLKTTMKNAKVDRDQLAASLSLEQWALLFHAMLQHAAPYRWPRG; the protein is encoded by the coding sequence ATGCGCGGACAGAATAAAAAACATAGATCGATCAGAAAAAGCAAGTCGGGACCGAACTTTACGGGTCAGCATCTGCTGCACAATCCGAAAACGATCAAACAACTAATAGATACGGCGCATTTGCAGCAGACCGATACGGTGCTCGAAATCGGCGCGGGCAAGGGAGTTCTTACCTTCCCGATAGCCGATAAAGCAGGCAGGGTAGTGGCGGTAGAGATAGACGAGAAATTCGTCGAGGCGTTACGCATGAAGGCGAAGTGTCGCCCCCATATTAAAATTATCCAAGGCGACATTAGGGAAATAAGGCTGCCTACGGCGCCGTATTGCGTAGTGGCGAACATTCCGTTTTCCATTACGACGGTCATTCTCGATAGACTGCTTGGGGCAGAAGGCAGAGCATTTCAAAGAGGAGCGCTAATCCTAGAAAAAGGAGCGGCTAGAAGGTTTACGGAAGCCTCTACGGTGGATCCGCGTTTGCTAGCGTGGAGGATGAACTTTTTGTTCGAGATGAGAACGACGGTTCCTCGCGCTCATTTTGCCCCGCCTCCGCGCGTAGATGCGGCTATTGTGCGAATTGTCCGTAGGGATCGCCCTTTAGTTCCTGCCCGGGAGGGAAAGAGATTTGCCGCATTCGCGGCTTATGTGCTGAGTCAACCGCGAATGTCCGTGGCCGATGCGCTTAAAGGGGTTTTTACGCCGGCACAGCTAAAAACGACGATGAAGAACGCAAAGGTGGATCGGGATCAATTGGCCGCTTCGTTATCGTTGGAGCAGTGGGCGTTGCTCTTCCATGCGATGCTCCAACATGCGGCGCCTTACCGTTGGCCGCGGGGGTGA
- a CDS encoding lytic polysaccharide monooxygenase, translating to MTYQETLKQQPSRAMTLLMGTGALLLILACSLLFADRASAHGRLIDGRADLCMSGQNTDCGPVQYEPWSVEGRGDFPEIGVPDGQIAGGGKYPPLDAQTMTRWTKTNLSGGPHTFQWKIVANHSTNYWDYYITKPGWDPNKPLARADLELFCRYEDNGAIPATDYSNDCFVPNDREGYHVIVAVWDIFDTVNAFYQAMDVNLTRDLSQPTTPAPGYPGDPNRFGAIRDWSSIRPYNSGEQVVYSGNIWQARWYTLGQTPGTSEVWQLIGPSTGTTIPAAPTGLTAAAGNAQVALSWTSSTGATSYTVKRATAAGGPYTNVATGVTTTSYTNSGLTNGTAYYYVVSASNSAGESPSSTQVNATPTAGTAIPTAPTGLTATAGNAQVALSWTASTGATSYTVKRATTTGGPYTNVATGVTTTSYTNTGLTNGTAYYYVVSASNSAGESTNSAQSSATPIGGGTGTGSLLVQYKAGDTNAADNQIKPHLNIKNTGSSAVNLSTVKVRYYFTKDGTAAVNAFIDWAQIGGSNITMTFVSGSGTNTDTYVELGFTAGAGSIAAGGQTGDIQLRMAKADWSNFNEANDYSYDPTKTAYANWDHVTLYQNGTLVWGTTP from the coding sequence CGCGGACTTGTGCATGAGCGGGCAAAACACGGATTGCGGACCGGTCCAATATGAGCCATGGAGCGTAGAGGGCCGCGGGGACTTCCCGGAGATCGGAGTGCCGGACGGTCAGATCGCTGGCGGAGGCAAGTACCCGCCGCTGGATGCGCAAACCATGACCCGCTGGACCAAAACGAACCTGAGTGGCGGACCTCATACATTCCAATGGAAAATAGTCGCCAACCACAGCACCAACTATTGGGACTATTACATTACGAAGCCAGGGTGGGATCCGAACAAACCGTTGGCTCGGGCCGATCTTGAGTTGTTCTGCCGATATGAGGATAACGGCGCCATTCCAGCGACGGACTACTCCAACGACTGCTTCGTCCCGAACGATCGGGAAGGCTATCATGTCATCGTCGCGGTGTGGGATATCTTCGATACGGTCAACGCTTTCTATCAAGCGATGGACGTGAACCTGACGCGCGATCTTTCGCAACCGACAACGCCGGCTCCGGGTTACCCCGGCGATCCGAATCGCTTTGGCGCAATCCGCGATTGGAGCTCCATTCGCCCGTATAATAGCGGCGAACAAGTCGTATACAGCGGCAATATCTGGCAAGCCAGATGGTATACCCTAGGTCAGACACCCGGAACTAGCGAAGTATGGCAGCTCATCGGACCGTCTACAGGCACGACGATTCCTGCAGCCCCAACGGGATTGACGGCAGCCGCAGGCAACGCTCAAGTCGCCTTGAGTTGGACGTCTTCGACCGGCGCGACGAGCTACACGGTTAAACGCGCAACGGCGGCAGGCGGTCCGTACACGAACGTGGCGACAGGCGTCACGACGACGAGCTACACGAACTCGGGTCTGACGAACGGTACGGCTTACTACTATGTCGTCAGCGCATCTAACAGCGCGGGCGAGAGTCCGAGCTCAACGCAAGTGAACGCGACTCCGACCGCAGGCACGGCAATTCCCACCGCGCCAACGGGATTGACGGCAACCGCGGGCAACGCTCAAGTCGCCTTGAGCTGGACGGCTTCGACCGGAGCGACGAGCTACACGGTTAAACGCGCAACGACGACCGGCGGTCCGTACACGAACGTGGCGACAGGCGTCACCACGACGAGTTACACGAACACGGGTCTGACGAACGGTACGGCTTACTACTATGTCGTCAGCGCATCCAACAGCGCGGGCGAGAGCACGAACTCCGCACAATCGAGCGCGACGCCGATTGGCGGTGGCACCGGAACGGGTAGCCTTCTTGTCCAATACAAAGCCGGTGACACGAATGCCGCGGACAACCAGATCAAGCCTCACCTGAACATCAAGAACACGGGTTCGTCCGCCGTTAACCTAAGCACGGTCAAAGTCCGCTACTACTTCACGAAAGACGGAACAGCTGCGGTGAACGCCTTCATCGATTGGGCGCAAATCGGTGGAAGCAACATCACGATGACGTTCGTGAGCGGCTCCGGCACCAATACGGACACCTATGTCGAACTGGGCTTCACCGCTGGCGCGGGTTCCATCGCGGCAGGCGGACAAACGGGCGACATTCAGCTACGTATGGCCAAAGCAGACTGGTCGAACTTTAACGAAGCAAACGACTATTCTTACGATCCGACGAAAACCGCTTACGCGAACTGGGATCATGTCACGCTGTATCAGAACGGAACTTTGGTATGGGGCACGACACCATAA